From the genome of Salvelinus sp. IW2-2015 unplaced genomic scaffold, ASM291031v2 Un_scaffold6758, whole genome shotgun sequence:
TCTAACAGCCACGCTCGTCAAACTCACCAAAGAGACCGCAAAGCCCACTCCGAAAGCCCTAAGCCCAACTGCAGCCAATCAGACACATCCAGCCCCTCAACCCCCTCAAACCTCCAACAGCCACGCCGTCAAACTCACCAAAGAGTCCCCTAAGCCCACTGTGAAAGCCCTAAACCCACCCAACTGCAGCCAATCAGACACATCCAGCCCCGTTGACCCTCCTTAATCCTRCAACAGCCAAGCTCYTCAAACTCACCAAAGAGACCCCTAAGCCCACTCTGAAAGCCTTAAGCCCAACCGAAGCCAATCACATTCTTCCAGCCCCTTCAACCCCCCTCAAGCCTCTCAGAGCCAGTGGTCCAAAGACCACCACCAAAGACAAACCCTCCCCCACACAGCCGCATCCCATCCCCATCAAGGTGCTCATCACTTCTGACTCTGGCTGCATCAGCAAGGACACGCAGAGCAACGCTAGCAACCGCACCAAGGAGCAGACCCAGACCcatgagctgaagctgaagcctGGCTTTCCTCTAACCCTGACCCACCGCATCAGTCTGGTTCCTACCTCCTGCACCGGGGGATGTGTGGCTGAGATGGCAACACTGAAAGGACGCGTTGGCAGGCTGGAGAAAGAGATGTCCCTCATGAAGAGTAAATGTACGACTGGTCTTATTTAGTTATACATAACCGTAACCTCCTAGTCGCAAACCTCTTTCACATAATAACTTCATTCTGATATGGAGATTATCCATGAGGCTAGTTTGAATCTTTCTGGTAACCAACATTAACATTTAATCTTTTGCTGTTTGCTCTGTCTGGTTTCATACTGTATACTCTCTTCCCCTTCCTACCAGGTGCTTCCTGCTCCAAAGGCCCATGTCCCAATGACTGCAGTGCGAATGGTAAATGTGAGAAGGGAACGTGTGTCTGCCTCCCAGGGTTCCTTGGTCTAGACTGCAGTAAATGTACAGCTGGAGCTGACTGCAGTAAAAGTGAGTTACTGTGCCTTCTTCATTTGATCTGACTCGTCTTCTTTCATCTGATTTTCTTTATTGCAATTCAGCTAGAGACACACTASCACCTCATAYTCTAAGGTTAACTTCCAGTcgccacacacaagcacaccacgTAGAATGCACGCCCAATATACATTCCTTCATTCTAACTTGTARGCTAGTGTGGTTATTGGAGCACATATCTTTTTCTCTCATCTCCAGAAAGTACCAAAGACAAAATCCAGATAACGGTGGAGACGGTGGCGTTGAAGGTATCACCTGAGAGCAATGCTATCACGGAGAGTATGCAGGGGAAGAAGACCAAGGCAGACCAAATCCTCTTCCAGAAGAAAACAGAGCAAAAGAAACCTACAGCCGCCAAAGAGGATGGTGACATCAAAAGCAAAACAAAAGTGACCACAAGTGTAAAAGCAGGCCTCACCAAGACACAAGCCAAACAAGGGGTTACTGTCACTAAAACCAAAAGTAAACTCTCCACCCATTCCAATGCTACCAAGATTAGACTGGGCCGACCAACCGTCGGGCAGGTTCTGTTGAAACACCATGGAGGAAGAAAGCAAGAGAGCAAAGGCAAAACGACAGTTATAAGGAAGCAGTCTAAACCTGACCTGAAGTTGAAAGTAACAGRAAAGGAGGAATCTGCAGCTAAAGCCATTGCTGAAGCTAACAACKTCCAAGACCAACCTCAAGCCAATGTCACCCAAAGCACTGTGAAGACGTTTGTGAACAAAACCCGGTCAGGAAAAGAGACTCTGGAGCAGTCGACGTTGGCTGAGAAGAATGTGACTCTAACATCTGGAAAGAAAACAGTCAAAAAGGTGAAATTAGTTCAGGGGACTATGAACGTTACAAAGGTGTCATTGGCTTTTGATAGCACTAAGGCTGGACGGGCAAGATCACCCTTACAAAGGACATTAAGACAGAGGCAGACATCTCCTCAGGCACATCTAAAACTACTGTGAAGACAGGGTCAGGCAAAGGAAGCCAGTCCCACGGAAGAGTCAGTATGTGTGTAACATGACCACTGTGGAGACCACCTCTGAAGTCAAAGTCCTCAGCAACAAGACAACAACTATCCAGTCTTCCAAAAACACCACCAAGAAAGCAGGAACAGGAGTGCAGCGGACTTGGCCTTGTGAAGGTTCAAACATCACCACGTACGGCTTCACCCTCACATGGTCGGCCCCGACAGCCATGTTAAGAAACTTCACTGTGTCCAGAAGAGAGCACAGGGCAGAGGgcgaggaagatgaggaggaagaggcggaGGAGGAAGCTGCTCTCGGAAGAGGACAGAGTAGCCCAGTCGTCAACACCACCATTGAGATCGAAAACAGAGCCCTAAGGAACCGTGGCTTTCCCCACTAAAGCTCCCGGTAGCTCCAGAGGTAAAGCTCACACAAAGAGGGTGTCCGTTGTTCTCCCCGGCAGCGTTCGCTCTGTGGAGTTCAGTAACCTGCGACCTCAGACCCGATACTCCCTGCACATATTTGGCACCACTCCCGGATCCCGCTCCAAGATTCACAGAGTAACCACCATGACAGGTAATTAGGAGAACCAAACCCACATAGAGGCTTATTCATAATATCTGACCATAACTTTTTATGAATAACTCCTATAGTAATGATATTTTTCATTCAATGTGCTTGTTCATGTATTGGATAGCCTGCATGTCTCTCTTTCATTAACTGTGCTGCACTAAATCATCACTTGTCTCGAAACAGAATATCCCATTGTATCTATATTTTCTATACTTCAAATTTACTGGGACTTTAGTGACTTTTTAACCTTTTCCTTCACACTTGaaggcaattccaccacttttcaacctcatgttCGTTATCTCCAGCACAATCAGTGTCTACGTGAAAACGGTGCATTTCCCAttttgtagaaaaaaatataaagtaaaaaaatgaTAAAAGGTGACCGTTTTAAACACTAAACCACTGATctggggagcaagaaaataccctccttCTGGCTAGAACTCCTttagaaaatcacatttgtattacTTTTAATCCaacctgtgatgtcacagagaagcagtTTATAGGACCTTTCATCTCATCTTTTTAACACACAGAATATAGAAACACCCTGTTTTCGCATAtgttgacactgtgtgtgtgctggagacAATGATTATGAGTTCCTTTAAAGATCCTCTTCtgacctctcctcttcctcattcaTTTTCTTCCCCATGCAGGGCCTGAGCCACCCACCGAGCTGGTGTTTAGTAACGTGACAGAAGCCTCTCTTCTGTGTTCCTGTCCAAACCAAAGAACAAAATCTCCGCTTCAAAATCACATACTCTCACTCAGTCACGGGTAAGTTACTGTTACCTTAACTTTTATCATGTAACTACCTCTAAGTCAGGGTTCCAAAACTCGGTCTAGGGCCCCTTCTTGAAAATGGATTGACTATTTGAAtccgctgtgtagtgctagggcaagaaAATAAATGTGCCCCCGAGGGGGCAGGACCAGGTTTGGGAAACACTACTATAAGTGACAAGGTAATGAAACTTTGAACACTTTAAAAAGAGTTTATTCGCACCCCTTTTGTCAGCACAAGGGCTTAACCAGAATCATTCAAGTGGAAACACAACTTTGTAGCATTCTTGTGTGCTCCATTAATGAATGACAGATGAGCTGTTCAGTCAAAATACCTTCGTCATCCCCAAACACTGACACTGTTTAAGTGTCAATCATGgccggtgtcccaaatggcacccgattccctttaTGATGCACTACATTTGAacaataggaatagggtgccatttgttttCCCTGAGGACCAGTGTGTTGCtatgtctgtcatcatgacaggagagatggttctgtgtctgtctgtcatcatgacaggagagagtgttctgttctgtctgtcatcatgacagaGAGTTCTTGTCTGTCTGATCATGACAGGAGAgatgtttctgtgtctgtctgtcatcatgacaggagagagtggttctggtctgtctgtcatcatgacaggaGAGAGTGTTCTGTGTCTACATtatgtctgtcatcatgacaggagagagtggttctgcgtctgtctgtcatcatgacaggagagagtggttctgtgtctacagtatgtctgtcatCCTAGCAGAGAGAGTGGTTCtgtgtctacagtatgtctgtcatcatgacaggagagagtgtttatgtgtctgtcatcatgacaggaGAGAATGGTTCtgtgtctacagtatgtctgtcatcatgacaggagagagtggttctgtgtctacagtatgtctgtcatcatgacaggagagagtggttctgTGGCTACATTATGTATGTCATCatgacaggagagagtggttctgtgtctacagtatgtctgtcatcatgacaggagagagttgttcgtgtctgtctgtcatcatgacaggagagagtggttctgTGTCTACATTATGTCTGTCATCATTacaggagagagtggttctgTGTCTACATtatgtctgtcatcatgacaggagagagtggttctgTGTCTACATtatgtctgtcatcatgacaggagagagtggttctgtgtctacagtatgtctgtcatcatgacagagagagagtggttctGTGTCTACCGTGGTCTTGCATCATGACAAGGAGAGAGTGGTTCTGTGTCTACATtatgtctgtcatcatgacaggagagagtggttctgTGTCTAAATtatgtctgtcatcatgacaggagagagtggttctgtgtctacagtatgtctgtcatcatgacaggagagagtggttctgTGTCTACATtatgtctgtcatcatgacaggagagagtggttctgTGTCTACATtatgtctgtcatcatgacaggagagagtggttctgTGTCTACATtatgtctgtcatcatgacaggaGAGAGTGGTCTGTGTCTACATtatgtctgtcatcatgacagagagagagtggttcgtgtctacagtatgtctgtcatcatgacaggagagagtggttcGTGTGTCTGTTTATCATCaagacaggagagagtggttctgTTTCTACAGAATGTTGTCATCatgacaggagagagtggttctgTGTCACATATGTTTTCATCatgacaggagagagtggttctgtgtctacagtatgtctgtcatcatgacaggagagagtggttctgtgtctgtctgtcatcatgacaggagagagtggttctgTGTCTACATtatgtctgtcatcatgacaggaAGAGTGGTTCTGTGTCTACATTAGTCTGTCATCCTGACAGGAGAAGTGTTCTGTGTCTACAGaatgtctgtcatcatgacaggaGAAGATGGTTCtgtgtctacagtatgtctgtcatcatgacaggaGAAGTGTTCTGTGTCTACAtatgtctgtcatcatgacaggaAGAGTGTTAtgtgtctgtcatcatgacaggagagagtggttctgtgtctacagtatgtctgtcatcatgacaggaGAGAGATGGTTCTGTGTCTACAGATGTCTGTCATCCTGACAGAGAGAGTGGTTCtgtgtctacagtatgtctgtcatcatgacagaGAGAGTGGTTCTGTGTCTACATTATGTTGTCATCATGACACAGAGAAGTGGTTCtgtgtctacagtatgtctgtcatcatgacaggagagagtggttctgtctacagtatgtctgtcatcatgacaggagagagtggttctgTGTCTGTTTATCATCaagacaggagagagtggttctgTGTCTACAGAAATGTATGTCATCatgacaggagagagtggttctgtgtctgtttgtcatcctgacagagagaggtgttCTGTGTCTACAGAATGTATGTCATCATGACANTGGGGGGGGTTCCTGTTGTCTACAGAATGTCCTTGTCACCTGACAGGAGATAATCAGAGTGTTCTGTGTCTACAGTACTGTCGTCATCATGACAGGAAGAGGTGGTTTCTGTGTCTACATTAATGTATGTCATCTCATGACCAGAGCGAGTGGTTCTTGTCTACAGTATTCCTGTACATGACAGGTAGAGAGTGGTTCTGTCTACAGTATGTCTTGTCATCATGAAAGGAGAGAGGTTCTGTGGTCTGTTTATCAtcagacaggagagagtggttcGTGCTACAGAATGTATGTCATCatgacaggagagagtggttctgtggtctgtctgtcatcCTGACAGGAAGAGAGTGTTCTGTGTCTACAGTaatgtctgtcatcatgacaggaGAAGCGTGGTTCtgtgtctacagtatgtctgtcatcatgaacaagtgagagagtggtgtctGTGTCTACAATTATGTCTGTCGATCAATGACAGGGAGAGAGTGTTCTGTGTCTACATTACGTCTTCCATCCTGACAGGAGAGGAGTGGTTCTGGTGTCTACAGAATGTATGTCATCATGACAGAGAGAGTGGTTCGTGTCTACAGTATGCTGTCACATGACAGGAGAGGTGGTTAgtgtctgtcatcatgacaggaGAGAGTGTTTGTGTCTACAGTAATTCCTGTCATCatgacaggagagagtggttctgTGTCTACAGAATGTCC
Proteins encoded in this window:
- the LOC112079039 gene encoding uncharacterized protein translates to MATLKGRVGRLEKEMSLMKSKCASCSKGPCPNDCSANGKCEKGTCVCLPGFLGLDCSKCTAGADCSKKSTKDKIQITVETVALKVSPESNAITESMQGKKTKADQILFQKKTEQKKPTAAKEDGDIKSKTKVTTSVKAGLTKTQAKQGVTVTKTKSKLSTHSNATKIRLGRPTVGQVLLKHHGGRKQESKGKTTVIRKQSKPDLKLKVTXKEESAAKAIAEANNXQDQPQANVTQSTVKTFVNKTRSGKETLEQSTLAEKNVTLTSGKKTVKKVKLVQGTMNVTKVSLAFDSTKAGRARSPLQRTLRQRQTSPQAHLKLL